A section of the Bacteroidales bacterium genome encodes:
- a CDS encoding ABC transporter substrate-binding protein gives MKTKLFLFFIFLIFIVSCSRNTNEDKGKTVFHYNEAAGIVSLDPAFAKDQACIWACNQLYNGLVQLDDNLQVLPCIAKSWEISQDGLLYTFHLRNDVFFHDHKLFFNSKGRKIIASDFVYSFNRIIDPKLASPGAWIFNNVNDSMTDKSFNFKALNDSTLLIALKKPFPPFLGLLSMQYCSVVPKEIVENYGKDFRKNPVGTGPFKFKMWKEGVKLVLVKNENYFEYDGDKRLPYLDAVAITFITDKQSVFLEFLKGNIDFLNSIDPAYKDELLTRSGKLNPKYRAQFNMLTEPYLNTEYLGFLVDSASEVFKNSPLYNKKIRQAINYGFDRKKMIKYLRNNIGTPGNYGMIPVGMPSFDSIAMKGYEYNPEKVRELLKEAGYPGGDGLADISISTTSTYLDLCEYIQQQLSDFGIKIKIEVNPPATLREMVANSKLPFFRGSWIADYPDAENYLSLFYSKNYCPQGPNYTHFSNTTFDKLYENAQRETNDSLRYSYYVKMNKIAMDEAPVVILYYDQVLRFTQKNISGLTSNPMNLLTLKQVKKIKFVSN, from the coding sequence ATGAAGACTAAACTGTTTCTTTTTTTTATCTTTTTGATTTTTATTGTTTCATGTAGCAGAAACACCAATGAGGATAAGGGAAAGACTGTTTTCCATTACAATGAAGCAGCAGGAATAGTTTCGCTCGATCCGGCATTTGCAAAAGACCAGGCATGTATATGGGCATGTAATCAGCTTTATAATGGATTGGTTCAGCTCGACGATAATCTTCAAGTTCTTCCTTGTATTGCTAAATCATGGGAAATTTCACAGGATGGATTGCTTTATACTTTTCATTTACGTAACGATGTTTTCTTTCATGACCATAAACTATTTTTTAATAGCAAAGGAAGAAAAATCATTGCTTCAGATTTTGTATATAGTTTTAACAGAATCATTGATCCCAAATTAGCTTCACCCGGCGCCTGGATATTTAATAATGTAAACGATTCTATGACCGATAAATCTTTTAATTTTAAAGCATTGAATGATTCTACTTTACTCATAGCTTTAAAAAAGCCTTTTCCTCCTTTTCTTGGCTTGCTAAGCATGCAATACTGTTCGGTTGTTCCAAAAGAGATAGTTGAAAATTACGGAAAAGATTTCAGGAAAAATCCTGTCGGCACGGGTCCGTTTAAATTTAAAATGTGGAAAGAAGGAGTGAAACTTGTTCTGGTGAAAAATGAAAATTATTTTGAATACGATGGGGATAAACGTTTGCCTTATCTCGATGCCGTTGCTATTACTTTCATCACTGATAAACAATCGGTATTTCTTGAATTTCTCAAAGGTAATATTGATTTCCTGAATAGCATCGACCCGGCATATAAAGATGAACTCCTTACGCGTTCAGGCAAACTAAATCCCAAATACCGGGCACAGTTTAATATGCTTACTGAACCATACCTGAATACAGAATACCTCGGATTTCTTGTTGATTCGGCTTCTGAAGTTTTTAAAAACAGTCCTCTTTATAATAAAAAAATAAGGCAGGCTATTAATTATGGCTTCGACAGGAAAAAGATGATAAAATATTTACGTAACAATATTGGTACTCCCGGTAATTATGGAATGATACCCGTTGGCATGCCTTCGTTTGATTCGATTGCAATGAAAGGTTATGAATACAATCCCGAAAAAGTCCGTGAACTGCTAAAAGAAGCGGGTTATCCTGGTGGCGATGGCTTAGCTGATATTTCGATAAGCACTACATCAACATACCTCGACTTGTGCGAATACATCCAGCAACAGTTATCCGATTTTGGAATTAAAATAAAAATTGAAGTGAATCCTCCTGCAACATTGCGCGAAATGGTTGCAAATTCAAAACTGCCATTCTTTCGTGGTTCGTGGATTGCCGATTACCCTGATGCAGAAAATTATCTTTCACTTTTTTACAGTAAAAATTATTGTCCGCAAGGTCCTAACTACACGCATTTCAGCAATACAACTTTTGATAAGTTATACGAAAATGCTCAGCGCGAAACCAACGATAGCCTGCGCTATTCATATTATGTTAAGATGAATAAAATTGCAATGGACGAAGCACCGGTTGTAATTTTATATTACGACCAGGTTTTGCGTTTTACACAAAAAAATATTTCTGGATTAACAAGCAATCCAATGAATCTGCTTACGCTGAAACAAGTTAAGAAAATAAAATTTGTATCAAATTAA